In the Leptospira selangorensis genome, one interval contains:
- a CDS encoding TonB-dependent receptor yields the protein MYKRPKRFSRILHLGLFLFSVQIFSQETQKTETSTVKVVGKTGSNSQPENFRKNPTGFQTSIDLDQYNARYTNLPDVLEREAGVRIRRYGGLGSYSTLSLRGTNPNQSRIFIDGVPFNNSQGGEVNLADLPFDNLQSIEVYRSGAPVGFSGSAIGGSVNLVTRTGSGPPKTRVNIGAGSFNTGKGSITHTGTYGGIGTSVFLLGEKSDQNFSYLNNHGTLLVNPLDDTIDKRRNAQYERTSGMLGLSGDIGATKIKFWNDLNYRFHGIPGPASNQTQQVHRRYLRNTTSLGTDTKGIFDGLLRLETRAFTSFTNDDLFDPKSEFSKGTPNSTAFMGQSGFQITPTLYLLEYYQILKFHAGIERETFERSRSTPQNIDLKYEPGKTRTYTTFQVEDEFRFLDGKLVLTPGVSWDSYRDKFQSDEPWYRKQDPFASATKTTEFSNPKTGLLWRFWEKENYSLEFKSNIAKQYRIPSFLELFGEVGTIIANDSLKPERSENGDAGVTGRYKNGELKSNITISYFRKRIKDMILFIPNSQFTLRPENVDSARIDGAEVSHKTEYKGWKFLLEYTYQEAINTSPAPYLNGKYLPLRPKHEISGTIAYRGKRWELGFEGVYVGAVFKDRTNEYVNYQPARQIWNAYLTLVLYSSPEEEDPTKKGEKTPRELLLSIDLRNMGDKRVEDIVGYPLPGRNWFITLSGRF from the coding sequence ATGTATAAAAGACCTAAACGATTTTCCAGGATACTTCATCTAGGGCTCTTTTTATTTTCCGTCCAAATATTTTCCCAAGAGACCCAGAAGACTGAAACTTCCACTGTAAAAGTAGTGGGAAAGACCGGTTCCAATTCTCAGCCTGAAAATTTCAGAAAGAACCCAACAGGTTTCCAGACTTCCATAGATCTGGACCAATACAATGCACGTTATACGAATCTTCCGGATGTTTTAGAAAGAGAAGCAGGAGTAAGGATCAGAAGATACGGTGGTTTAGGTTCTTATTCCACTCTATCTCTTAGAGGAACAAATCCGAACCAATCCAGGATCTTCATAGACGGAGTCCCCTTTAATAATTCGCAAGGGGGAGAAGTAAACCTCGCAGATCTTCCATTCGACAATTTACAAAGTATAGAAGTTTATAGAAGTGGCGCTCCCGTCGGATTTTCAGGATCCGCAATCGGTGGAAGTGTAAACTTAGTCACAAGAACAGGAAGCGGTCCTCCTAAAACTCGTGTTAATATAGGTGCCGGAAGTTTTAATACCGGAAAAGGTAGCATAACGCATACGGGAACTTATGGCGGAATTGGCACTAGTGTATTCTTGCTCGGCGAAAAATCCGACCAGAACTTTTCTTATCTAAACAATCATGGGACCTTACTCGTCAATCCTCTGGATGACACGATCGACAAAAGAAGGAACGCTCAATACGAAAGAACTTCGGGAATGTTAGGACTGAGCGGAGATATCGGAGCAACCAAGATCAAATTTTGGAATGATCTAAATTATAGATTTCATGGAATTCCAGGACCTGCAAGTAACCAAACTCAACAAGTTCATCGTAGGTATCTTAGAAATACTACTTCTCTCGGAACGGATACGAAAGGTATATTCGATGGTTTGCTCAGATTAGAGACTCGTGCTTTTACCTCCTTTACGAATGACGATCTATTCGATCCAAAATCTGAATTTTCCAAAGGAACTCCTAATTCCACCGCTTTTATGGGGCAGTCTGGATTCCAAATTACTCCCACACTATATTTATTAGAATATTATCAAATTCTGAAATTTCACGCCGGGATAGAAAGGGAAACTTTTGAAAGATCCAGAAGTACTCCTCAAAATATAGATCTAAAATACGAGCCCGGAAAAACAAGGACCTATACTACTTTTCAAGTAGAGGACGAGTTTCGATTTTTAGACGGGAAACTAGTTTTGACTCCTGGAGTTTCCTGGGATTCTTACAGAGACAAATTCCAGTCCGACGAACCTTGGTATAGAAAACAAGATCCGTTCGCTTCTGCCACAAAAACCACTGAGTTTTCGAATCCTAAAACGGGACTTCTTTGGAGGTTTTGGGAAAAAGAAAATTATTCTTTGGAATTCAAATCTAATATCGCTAAACAATATAGGATCCCGAGTTTTTTGGAACTATTCGGAGAAGTTGGAACAATCATCGCAAACGATTCTCTTAAACCGGAAAGAAGTGAGAATGGGGATGCGGGTGTCACGGGAAGATATAAAAACGGAGAACTCAAATCCAATATTACGATTTCCTATTTTAGAAAAAGGATCAAGGATATGATCCTTTTCATCCCTAATTCACAGTTTACCTTGAGACCGGAAAATGTGGATTCTGCAAGGATTGATGGGGCAGAAGTTTCTCATAAAACCGAATACAAGGGTTGGAAATTTTTATTAGAATATACCTACCAAGAAGCAATCAATACTTCTCCTGCACCTTATCTAAACGGTAAATATCTTCCTCTTAGGCCTAAGCATGAGATCTCCGGAACAATCGCGTATAGAGGAAAAAGATGGGAGCTTGGATTTGAAGGTGTGTATGTAGGAGCAGTTTTTAAGGATAGGACAAATGAATATGTAAATTACCAACCTGCTCGTCAGATTTGGAACGCATATCTTACACTTGTATTGTATTCTTCTCCCGAAGAAGAAGATCCCACCAAAAAAGGAGAAAAGACTCCGAGAGAACTTCTCTTAAGTATAGATCTTAGGAATATGGGAGATAAAAGAGTGGAGGATATTGTAGGATATCCTCTTCCAGGAAGAAATTGGTTTATCACCTTGAGTGGGAGGTTTTAA
- the lsa26 gene encoding surface adhesion protein Lsa26: protein MKRIPSLRFLLLGIFLLTTSSLSAAGTYSEGWTVAKLIQFESRGVIFESYEGLLEVYTINDSEACDEMKDECFVPAKQKIEFSVRPENADVVNFLSKSLNQEILVQYRIHRLEPLALSSDYEVVGAQLQEKSLPKGLPDKIVSKSKSGGKRNFSVTGRILSLEYKGTLIGTWEGLYLDETRNKVHPFSVTDEEIAAFATNTLKFGLRYFLGVSVAYVTGARDSHYDIYEINFKAPAGALEPAGKTQ, encoded by the coding sequence ATGAAACGCATTCCATCCTTAAGATTTCTTTTATTAGGGATCTTTCTTTTAACTACCTCGTCCTTATCAGCAGCCGGAACTTATTCCGAAGGTTGGACAGTTGCAAAATTGATCCAATTTGAAAGCAGAGGGGTCATTTTTGAATCTTACGAAGGTCTTTTAGAAGTTTATACTATAAACGATTCAGAAGCTTGCGACGAAATGAAGGACGAATGTTTTGTTCCGGCAAAACAAAAGATCGAATTCAGCGTACGTCCTGAAAACGCAGATGTAGTGAACTTCTTAAGCAAAAGTTTAAACCAGGAAATTTTAGTCCAATATAGGATTCATAGATTAGAGCCTCTTGCATTGTCTTCCGACTACGAAGTGGTAGGAGCTCAGCTTCAGGAAAAATCCCTACCGAAAGGCCTTCCTGATAAGATTGTAAGCAAAAGTAAGTCCGGAGGAAAAAGAAATTTTTCCGTTACTGGACGTATTCTAAGTTTAGAATATAAGGGAACCTTAATTGGAACCTGGGAAGGCTTATATCTGGATGAGACCAGAAACAAAGTGCATCCTTTCTCTGTGACCGACGAAGAGATTGCGGCCTTCGCCACAAACACTCTCAAGTTCGGACTTAGATATTTCTTAGGTGTTTCCGTGGCTTACGTGACTGGAGCAAGAGATTCTCATTATGATATTTATGAGATCAACTTCAAAGCTCCTGCAGGCGCGCTGGAGCCGGCTGGCAAAACCCAATAA
- a CDS encoding CapA family protein produces MYRILALSFLLGLSLLFSQCQPIESVEPETLKIKAVGDLVMGTNYPENKLPSDPRNTLFSQVEPSLRGADILFANFESTLTDYPHCAKNINRPLIFAFRTPPSYAKILKDVGFDIVSIANNHSLDFHQQGFEDTGKNLSEAGVRYTGKKGAITYMNVKGISVAWIGFSHMESAHNHVNHIEEGVALVKEAKKKAQLVFISVHGGAEGGPALHVKNEQERFYGEYRGNLVALSHALIDAGADLFIGHGPHLPRAFELYKGKLVAYSLGNFLGYRVFSTKGYGGYSLVLEADLDKQGNFIKGKIHPLQLSQNGIPAPDPDAKTTELIQSLTKSDFPGKGPKIQSDGSFHP; encoded by the coding sequence ATGTATAGAATCCTTGCATTGTCCTTTCTTTTAGGACTCTCTCTTTTATTTTCCCAATGCCAGCCGATTGAATCTGTAGAACCTGAAACTTTGAAGATCAAAGCGGTGGGAGATTTGGTCATGGGAACCAATTATCCGGAGAATAAACTTCCTTCCGATCCTAGAAACACTTTGTTCTCTCAGGTGGAGCCTAGTTTGAGAGGGGCGGATATACTATTTGCAAATTTCGAAAGTACTCTGACTGATTATCCTCATTGTGCTAAAAATATAAATCGTCCTCTTATATTTGCTTTCAGGACTCCTCCATCATATGCAAAAATCCTAAAGGATGTTGGATTCGATATAGTTTCCATTGCGAATAATCATAGTTTGGATTTTCACCAACAAGGTTTCGAAGATACAGGTAAAAATCTCTCAGAAGCTGGAGTTAGATACACTGGCAAAAAAGGCGCGATCACTTATATGAACGTAAAAGGAATTTCAGTGGCTTGGATCGGATTCAGCCATATGGAAAGCGCTCATAATCATGTGAACCATATAGAAGAAGGTGTAGCTCTCGTAAAAGAAGCTAAGAAAAAAGCACAATTGGTTTTTATATCCGTTCATGGCGGAGCAGAAGGTGGACCTGCTTTACACGTAAAAAATGAACAAGAAAGATTTTACGGAGAATATAGAGGAAACCTAGTCGCTCTTTCCCATGCTTTGATCGATGCAGGTGCAGACTTATTTATCGGACATGGACCTCATTTACCTAGAGCATTCGAATTGTATAAAGGAAAACTGGTCGCTTACTCTTTAGGAAATTTTTTAGGATATAGAGTATTCTCTACGAAAGGATATGGCGGATATTCTTTGGTCTTAGAAGCAGACTTAGATAAACAAGGGAATTTTATTAAAGGTAAGATCCATCCATTACAATTAAGCCAAAATGGAATTCCTGCTCCGGATCCAGACGCTAAGACTACCGAACTGATCCAGTCTTTGACTAAATCTGATTTCCCAGGAAAAGGACCTAAAATCCAGTCCGACGGAAGTTTCCATCCTTAA
- a CDS encoding class I SAM-dependent methyltransferase, with the protein MQSIPCNTCSNSEFTPLFSKASPKGEIFQIVECKKCKLVQVNPQPSLEEVSKYYEDSYFTQRTDRGYDNYYSEETKKEIARVFNLNLKDLGFFDWERLLGSERSALDVGCAAGYFLDYLKGRNWKTKGLDIASGPVRFAKETLGLDVEQKDFLTWDLEGKEKFDLITLWASIEHLHHPKETLQKILKHLKPGGRMILSTCRYGVLAKYLGPKWRYLNVPEHLYYYSLPGIISLGNELGYIPLGHISYGSGLTAKKGSGVFYKTSKKVADWAVKKFDQGDMMAVCFGVAR; encoded by the coding sequence ATGCAATCCATCCCTTGTAATACTTGTTCTAATTCTGAATTTACCCCACTCTTCTCCAAGGCCAGCCCCAAAGGAGAGATCTTCCAAATCGTAGAATGCAAAAAATGTAAATTAGTCCAGGTCAATCCTCAACCAAGCTTGGAAGAAGTTTCTAAGTATTATGAAGACTCATACTTCACCCAAAGAACTGATAGAGGTTATGATAATTATTATTCTGAAGAAACCAAAAAAGAGATCGCAAGAGTATTCAATCTAAATCTGAAGGATCTAGGTTTCTTCGATTGGGAAAGATTATTAGGTTCCGAAAGATCCGCTTTAGATGTGGGCTGTGCTGCAGGATATTTTTTGGATTATCTTAAAGGCAGAAATTGGAAAACCAAGGGTTTAGATATCGCAAGTGGTCCGGTACGTTTTGCAAAAGAGACCTTAGGTTTAGATGTGGAACAAAAAGATTTTTTGACCTGGGATTTGGAAGGAAAAGAAAAATTCGATCTGATCACTCTTTGGGCAAGCATAGAACATCTTCATCATCCTAAAGAAACACTTCAAAAAATCTTAAAACACTTAAAGCCGGGAGGAAGAATGATACTTTCCACTTGTAGATATGGAGTTCTTGCAAAATATCTGGGACCTAAATGGAGATATCTAAATGTTCCGGAACATCTTTATTATTATAGTTTGCCAGGTATTATTTCTTTAGGAAACGAATTGGGTTATATCCCACTCGGCCATATTTCTTATGGAAGTGGACTCACTGCTAAAAAAGGATCCGGAGTCTTCTACAAAACTTCTAAGAAAGTAGCGGATTGGGCAGTCAAAAAATTTGACCAAGGAGATATGATGGCTGTTTGTTTCGGAGTGGCGAGATAG
- a CDS encoding LIC_13076 family protein, which yields MLPSRRYSNFCKIITLIGITALHLQNCTLDKRIEFAGEDKLGLEAGSKPCEELTHYNRWFALYGLWRIPGSRDIEIEKKEGKVYFAEHSVNGWQATLNVLTGFFSTVVFYKVTVNECDLGTRFVHKDQYEKFFEEEKARAHADFFSKTEKELEDALRKYLDKTSPAEHAGKNYSMIILRTGKTTEARVVGQDVDSLKLETEDSNGQKHEFTLLKKEVYKVIFATKIIKVKDTPATKESGKETGKEKH from the coding sequence ATGCTTCCAAGTAGACGATATTCGAATTTTTGCAAAATTATTACCCTAATCGGTATAACCGCATTACATCTCCAAAACTGTACTTTAGATAAAAGAATAGAATTCGCAGGAGAGGATAAACTGGGCCTGGAAGCAGGGAGTAAACCCTGCGAAGAACTAACACATTATAATCGTTGGTTCGCACTTTATGGTCTATGGCGTATCCCCGGTTCGAGGGATATAGAGATAGAAAAGAAAGAAGGCAAGGTTTACTTCGCAGAACATTCAGTGAATGGATGGCAGGCAACTTTGAATGTGCTCACCGGTTTTTTCAGCACAGTTGTATTCTATAAAGTAACGGTTAATGAATGTGATTTAGGAACTAGATTCGTTCATAAAGACCAATACGAAAAATTCTTCGAAGAAGAGAAGGCTCGAGCTCATGCAGATTTCTTCTCCAAAACCGAAAAAGAATTGGAAGATGCTCTACGTAAGTATTTAGATAAAACTAGCCCGGCAGAACATGCAGGTAAAAATTACAGCATGATCATTCTGAGAACCGGTAAAACAACCGAAGCCAGAGTGGTTGGCCAAGATGTGGATTCCCTTAAACTAGAAACGGAAGATTCCAACGGGCAAAAACATGAATTTACTCTTTTAAAAAAGGAAGTATATAAAGTGATCTTTGCAACTAAGATCATCAAAGTAAAAGATACTCCTGCTACAAAAGAATCTGGCAAAGAGACAGGCAAAGAAAAACACTGA
- a CDS encoding DMT family transporter, whose protein sequence is MSQTSEKTKEHFSLGFSEETLGYLYALAGTVLFSSKGVIVKLVYKFGIDSVTVLALRMIFAIPFFAFVLYRESGKSSNKPINRKDYGIVVLLAFIGYYMASFFDFWGLEYLSASMERLVLFTFPALVLLLGFVFLKKKVHKIEIYSVALTYSGILLAFLPDAEAQGKSAWIGATLVFLSALAYAVYLIGSGQMIPKLGSRKFTALLMIWSGVFVLIHFFFTKNYEILIQQPLPVYGYGFALGFLTTVLPAFLTTAGIQRIGSNKASIAGSVGPVFTLFLAAILLGEIITWENVVGTVIVLSGVFLLGRKKKVLE, encoded by the coding sequence ATGAGCCAAACTTCCGAGAAAACTAAAGAACATTTCTCCTTAGGATTCAGCGAAGAAACCTTGGGCTATCTATACGCTCTGGCAGGAACGGTATTATTCTCCTCCAAGGGAGTGATCGTAAAACTAGTTTATAAATTTGGAATAGACTCAGTCACGGTTCTTGCACTCAGAATGATATTTGCCATTCCGTTCTTCGCATTTGTTCTATACCGAGAATCCGGTAAAAGTTCAAACAAACCGATCAACCGGAAAGATTATGGAATCGTAGTTTTACTCGCATTCATCGGTTATTATATGGCTAGCTTTTTCGATTTCTGGGGTTTAGAATACTTATCCGCCTCGATGGAAAGACTGGTCCTATTTACATTCCCTGCACTTGTTCTTCTTTTAGGTTTTGTTTTTTTAAAGAAGAAGGTTCACAAGATCGAGATCTACTCCGTTGCCCTCACATACTCAGGCATACTATTGGCATTTTTACCAGACGCGGAAGCCCAAGGAAAATCCGCTTGGATCGGGGCAACCCTTGTGTTTCTTTCCGCATTGGCTTACGCAGTATATTTAATCGGAAGCGGGCAAATGATCCCGAAACTTGGTTCTCGAAAATTCACCGCACTTTTGATGATTTGGTCCGGAGTTTTTGTACTCATTCATTTTTTCTTCACGAAAAATTATGAGATCCTAATACAACAACCTTTGCCCGTTTATGGTTACGGATTTGCCTTAGGGTTTTTGACAACAGTATTACCTGCATTCTTAACTACAGCCGGTATCCAAAGGATAGGTTCTAATAAGGCGTCCATTGCAGGAAGTGTCGGCCCTGTCTTTACTTTATTTTTAGCGGCAATTCTTTTGGGAGAGATCATCACCTGGGAAAATGTGGTCGGAACCGTTATCGTTCTTTCTGGAGTATTTTTGTTAGGAAGAAAGAAAAAAGTTTTGGAATAA
- a CDS encoding SpoIIE family protein phosphatase — protein MELDYKTRLEEIEKVDGYFRRSPEGIWSYELDSPLDTTLPIEEQCRLIYENARLTHCNDTMARIYGYHNAEEIKGVLLKDLVGPTNKMNMFGINEFIRSGYKIHDSESEEIDLRGKRKYFLSTALGVVENGFLLRAWGVQKDVTSIRAAESRLKRTIALESLLTQLSRYFLSVEPGNTTDAVNHALGELGKFCGADRAFLFLYTHAGLTISNTNEWCADGIEHRIHLLQNLPIETFPKSDYDTISNKGHIVYDSLDNVPSTHASLRNLLERRGTRSLVVVGLSSRDEELGFIGFDSVKGQKLWTEEDIYVLRLVGDLIVLAFDRQKRESDLNDFYERMNHDLELARLTQRSLVSREFPSSPFYKMDSYFRPFEKVGGDIITYIQHENGVLDILFGDVSGHGISSAMVSGMAVLSFRHHAKAGLSPAEGIQQFVKDLKPMVVEHHIAAVWARFFPLEKKLVYSYAGHPPIVVFRGEEKMELKGMNLPLLIFDSIEYFNESIKLQKDDRIVFYSDGMYEVFNAEGRILDLPGFQDILFQHRDLGNLDEYLDQVVSDVFQFSEGVFGDDMAMLVIDIKG, from the coding sequence ATGGAATTGGATTACAAAACCCGACTCGAGGAAATCGAGAAGGTAGACGGTTATTTTCGCAGGTCTCCGGAAGGGATCTGGTCCTACGAGTTGGATTCTCCTTTAGACACCACTCTTCCGATCGAGGAACAGTGCCGATTGATCTATGAGAATGCAAGGCTTACTCATTGCAACGATACCATGGCCAGGATCTATGGGTATCATAACGCAGAAGAGATAAAAGGTGTTCTTTTAAAAGATCTTGTTGGACCGACTAACAAGATGAATATGTTCGGCATTAACGAATTCATTCGTTCCGGTTATAAGATACACGATAGCGAATCCGAAGAGATAGATCTAAGAGGAAAACGTAAATATTTTCTAAGCACTGCTTTGGGAGTAGTGGAGAATGGGTTTTTACTTAGAGCTTGGGGAGTGCAGAAGGACGTAACTTCCATTCGTGCCGCAGAATCCAGGCTGAAAAGAACGATCGCTTTAGAAAGTTTACTCACCCAACTCTCCAGATATTTTTTAAGTGTAGAACCCGGAAACACAACGGACGCAGTGAACCACGCTTTAGGAGAACTTGGAAAATTCTGCGGAGCGGATCGAGCGTTTTTATTTTTATACACTCATGCAGGTCTTACCATCTCCAATACGAATGAATGGTGCGCGGATGGAATAGAACATAGGATCCATCTATTACAAAATCTTCCTATAGAAACTTTTCCAAAATCGGATTACGATACGATTAGTAATAAGGGTCATATCGTTTATGATTCTTTGGATAATGTTCCTTCTACACATGCTTCCTTACGGAATCTTTTGGAAAGAAGAGGAACTCGTTCTTTAGTAGTGGTAGGTCTTTCTTCCAGGGACGAAGAGCTTGGTTTTATAGGATTCGATTCCGTAAAGGGCCAAAAACTTTGGACGGAAGAAGATATTTATGTTCTGAGATTAGTAGGCGATTTGATCGTTCTGGCATTCGATAGACAAAAAAGAGAATCCGATCTGAATGATTTTTATGAAAGAATGAATCATGATCTGGAATTAGCACGCCTCACACAAAGATCCTTAGTTTCCAGAGAATTTCCTAGTTCACCTTTTTATAAAATGGATAGTTATTTCCGCCCATTCGAAAAAGTGGGAGGAGATATCATAACGTACATCCAGCATGAGAATGGTGTGCTGGATATATTATTCGGAGATGTTTCCGGTCATGGGATCTCTTCCGCAATGGTTTCCGGAATGGCCGTTCTTTCTTTTAGGCATCATGCAAAGGCAGGCCTTTCTCCTGCAGAAGGTATCCAACAATTCGTAAAAGATCTAAAACCTATGGTAGTGGAACATCATATCGCTGCCGTATGGGCCAGATTTTTTCCTTTAGAGAAGAAGCTTGTCTACTCTTATGCGGGTCACCCTCCTATTGTAGTGTTTAGAGGGGAAGAGAAGATGGAATTGAAAGGTATGAACCTTCCTCTTTTGATCTTCGATTCTATAGAATATTTCAATGAATCCATTAAATTACAAAAAGATGATAGAATAGTATTCTACTCGGATGGGATGTATGAGGTATTCAATGCGGAAGGTAGGATTTTGGATCTTCCCGGTTTTCAGGACATTCTATTTCAACATAGAGATCTTGGGAATTTAGATGAATATTTAGATCAGGTTGTCTCAGATGTGTTCCAATTTTCGGAAGGTGTTTTCGGAGACGATATGGCAATGCTTGTTATCGATATTAAAGGGTAG
- a CDS encoding LemA family protein: protein MSQGDFFRIRKSFLIGFTGLTLFFTNACGYNTIQVQDEQVKAAWSEVINMYQRRADLIPNLVNTVKGYAAQEKEVLIEVTRARASVGSVQATPEVLNNPELFAKFNQAQGQMTSALSRLMVVVEKYPDLKSDKSFIGLQAQLEGTENRIAVARNRYITSVQEYNITVRTFPNVITAKIFGYDIKPNFSVENEKEISKPPQVQF from the coding sequence ATGTCCCAAGGCGATTTTTTTCGGATCCGTAAAAGTTTTCTGATCGGTTTTACCGGTCTGACTCTGTTTTTCACAAATGCATGCGGCTATAACACAATCCAAGTCCAAGATGAGCAGGTAAAAGCTGCTTGGTCAGAAGTAATTAATATGTACCAGAGAAGAGCGGATCTCATCCCCAACCTGGTCAATACAGTCAAAGGTTACGCCGCTCAAGAAAAAGAAGTATTGATCGAGGTCACCAGGGCAAGAGCTAGTGTGGGCTCCGTCCAGGCCACACCCGAAGTATTAAATAATCCTGAACTGTTTGCAAAATTCAACCAGGCACAAGGACAAATGACCTCCGCACTATCCAGATTGATGGTGGTAGTAGAAAAATATCCTGACCTGAAATCAGACAAAAGTTTTATCGGGCTACAAGCTCAATTAGAAGGTACTGAAAACAGGATCGCCGTTGCAAGAAATCGATATATCACTTCAGTCCAAGAGTATAATATCACAGTGAGAACATTTCCAAACGTGATCACCGCTAAAATTTTCGGCTATGATATAAAACCGAATTTCAGCGTAGAAAACGAAAAAGAAATTTCTAAACCTCCTCAAGTCCAATTCTAA
- a CDS encoding TPM domain-containing protein, whose translation MRRYLFLPILLFCSGIFADQVPIPKLVHRVTDLTSTLNEEEVSNLEDKLKTFEKRKGSQVVLVIIPTTGDETIEQYSIRLAEDWKIGRKGTADGVIFLVAKDDRKMRFEIGRGLEGAIPDVVSKRIQLEYVRPLFKEGKYFDGIDQGIEKILGLIDGEQLPEPSSTSYESSSGSAEDDNFGLYIGALIAIGIAVGFLFKKLFSLLQAGVATYAGYWVGGLLGFSLEVMLPLLVIFFILLCIIYIAAKNPGSGGGSGWSGSSWSSYSSSDSGWSSSSSSSDSFSGGGGDFSGGGSSSDW comes from the coding sequence ATGAGAAGGTACCTCTTTCTTCCAATTTTACTATTCTGTTCCGGGATTTTCGCGGATCAGGTTCCTATTCCCAAATTGGTCCATAGAGTCACGGACCTGACTTCTACATTAAACGAAGAAGAAGTTTCTAATTTAGAAGATAAATTAAAAACATTCGAAAAACGTAAAGGAAGTCAGGTTGTCTTGGTCATCATTCCAACAACTGGAGATGAGACCATAGAACAGTATTCCATTCGCCTTGCGGAAGATTGGAAAATAGGAAGAAAGGGAACTGCAGACGGAGTTATTTTTTTAGTCGCAAAAGACGATCGTAAAATGCGTTTCGAGATAGGGCGAGGGTTAGAAGGAGCCATACCGGACGTAGTCAGCAAAAGAATACAGTTAGAATACGTTAGGCCTTTATTCAAGGAAGGTAAGTATTTTGACGGAATTGACCAAGGAATAGAAAAAATCCTAGGACTAATAGACGGAGAACAATTACCTGAACCAAGTTCAACCAGCTATGAATCATCAAGCGGGTCGGCAGAAGATGATAATTTTGGACTATATATAGGTGCATTGATCGCAATAGGGATCGCAGTTGGATTCTTATTTAAAAAGTTATTCAGCCTACTCCAGGCAGGAGTCGCGACGTACGCGGGGTATTGGGTGGGAGGATTATTAGGTTTTTCGTTAGAAGTAATGCTTCCACTTTTGGTGATCTTCTTTATACTGCTATGCATCATCTATATTGCGGCTAAAAATCCAGGCTCCGGCGGAGGAAGTGGATGGTCGGGAAGTTCTTGGAGTTCCTATAGTTCCAGCGATTCTGGTTGGAGTTCTTCATCATCTTCAAGTGATTCGTTCAGCGGCGGTGGCGGAGATTTTAGCGGAGGAGGATCCTCTTCGGATTGGTAA
- a CDS encoding TPM domain-containing protein, which produces MSKNPSLIERLIRNILAGFLDLFRIGNGPLSGFTLLRKYFSPKDLREITSAVANSEKTHRGELKVAVETKIPIFQIFSNKTARDRALEMFSFLKVWDTEENTGILIYILLSEKKIVTLADRGIYKKIGQEKLNLISTKIGEGFKSGAPKNAVLIGIKELTEELSKHFPARKENPNEISNEPYIS; this is translated from the coding sequence ATGAGCAAAAATCCTTCTTTAATCGAAAGACTTATACGCAATATTTTAGCCGGATTCCTTGACTTATTTAGAATAGGAAATGGTCCTTTATCAGGTTTTACTTTATTACGAAAATATTTTAGTCCCAAAGATCTGAGAGAGATCACATCTGCAGTTGCAAATTCTGAAAAAACCCATAGAGGTGAATTAAAAGTAGCAGTAGAAACAAAGATCCCAATTTTCCAAATATTCTCGAATAAAACTGCAAGAGACAGAGCTTTAGAAATGTTTTCTTTCTTAAAAGTTTGGGATACGGAAGAAAATACTGGAATATTGATCTATATTCTTCTTTCCGAAAAGAAAATTGTGACCTTGGCTGATCGCGGGATCTACAAAAAGATAGGACAGGAAAAACTGAATCTGATCTCCACAAAAATAGGAGAAGGTTTCAAGTCCGGTGCCCCTAAGAATGCGGTACTTATCGGGATTAAAGAGCTAACTGAAGAATTAAGTAAACATTTCCCGGCGAGAAAGGAAAATCCGAACGAGATATCAAACGAACCTTATATAAGTTAG
- a CDS encoding SufE family protein: protein MPTLEEAQKEIIAEFSEAADWEERYQMLIEIGDELPVLAPELKTEDRLVPGCQSRVWVVPEEKEGKLFIQADSDSAITKGMIALLLRVFSGRTKEEIKSASLEFLKEIGLDKHLSMSRRNGLYSMVNKIRSF from the coding sequence ATGCCGACTCTGGAAGAAGCTCAAAAAGAAATTATCGCCGAGTTCTCGGAAGCTGCAGACTGGGAAGAAAGATACCAGATGCTGATCGAGATAGGGGACGAGCTTCCTGTTTTGGCCCCGGAATTAAAAACGGAAGATAGATTGGTCCCAGGTTGCCAGTCCAGGGTCTGGGTCGTTCCGGAAGAAAAAGAAGGCAAATTATTTATCCAAGCGGATAGCGATTCTGCGATCACAAAAGGAATGATCGCATTACTCCTAAGGGTTTTTTCAGGAAGAACAAAAGAGGAGATCAAGTCTGCATCTTTGGAATTCTTAAAAGAGATCGGCTTGGATAAACATCTATCCATGAGCCGTAGAAACGGTCTTTATTCCATGGTGAATAAGATTAGAAGTTTCTAA